The following proteins are encoded in a genomic region of Gimesia algae:
- a CDS encoding 2-hydroxyacid dehydrogenase gives MNDGERLQAFIAQLQGQTGLNAARYERMLAELNATQPRDGHDAEGRRQIAFFDAKQYDLQSFSARNDDSFQLIAIESPLNEQTVSAAAGCKVVCIFVNDEAHERVIARLAELGVELIALRCAGFNHVDLEACQRHGISVVRVPAYSPHAVAEHTVALMLMLNRHLHQAYLRNRTGAFVLDGLTGFDMFGKTVGVIGTGKIGQCVVEILNGFGCRVLAYDVQKNPEVEKRPLTEYVSLDELLAQSDIITLHLPLFPETHHLINRKSIAQMKRGVMLINTSRGGLVETVSLVESLKSGQIGYAGLDVYEEEAGIFFRDISDQVLNDDILARLMTFNNVVITSHQAFLTHEALDNIAETTLSNIEEFFAGKRETDLTHHVS, from the coding sequence ATGAACGACGGGGAACGCCTTCAGGCTTTCATCGCGCAGTTGCAGGGCCAGACTGGCCTGAACGCGGCCCGGTACGAGCGGATGCTGGCGGAGTTGAACGCGACTCAGCCGCGGGATGGACACGATGCGGAAGGCCGTCGGCAGATTGCGTTTTTTGATGCGAAGCAGTACGACCTCCAATCGTTCTCCGCGAGAAACGACGACAGTTTCCAGCTGATTGCCATCGAATCGCCGCTCAATGAGCAGACGGTTTCGGCGGCTGCCGGCTGCAAGGTGGTCTGTATCTTCGTGAATGATGAGGCCCATGAGCGGGTCATTGCGCGGCTGGCCGAACTGGGCGTAGAATTGATTGCTCTGCGTTGTGCCGGCTTCAATCATGTTGATCTGGAGGCTTGTCAGAGGCACGGCATCAGTGTCGTGCGGGTTCCCGCGTATTCGCCGCATGCGGTCGCCGAACATACAGTCGCGCTGATGCTGATGCTCAACCGACATTTGCATCAGGCTTACCTGCGGAACCGGACCGGGGCTTTTGTGTTAGACGGGCTGACCGGTTTCGATATGTTTGGCAAGACGGTTGGCGTGATCGGGACGGGAAAAATCGGGCAGTGCGTCGTCGAAATTCTGAATGGATTCGGCTGTCGGGTACTGGCCTATGACGTGCAGAAAAATCCGGAAGTGGAAAAACGACCGCTGACGGAATATGTCAGCCTGGACGAACTGTTAGCGCAGTCGGATATCATTACGTTGCATCTGCCGCTCTTCCCGGAAACACATCACCTGATCAATCGAAAGTCGATCGCACAGATGAAGCGGGGCGTGATGCTGATCAATACGTCGCGGGGAGGCCTGGTCGAAACAGTCTCCCTGGTAGAGAGCCTGAAGTCGGGGCAGATCGGCTATGCCGGCCTGGATGTCTACGAAGAAGAAGCAGGCATCTTTTTTCGCGACATCTCCGACCAGGTACTCAACGATGACATTCTGGCGCGGCTGATGACATTCAACAACGTGGTAATCACATCCCATCAGGCATTCCTGACCCACGAGGCGCTGGACAACATCGCCGAAACAACGCTCTCCAATATCGAAGAATTCTTCGCCGGCAAACGGGAAACAGATCTGACGCACCACGTGAGTTAA
- a CDS encoding sigma-70 family RNA polymerase sigma factor, with protein MSNLIPSLNINAREVFTSLIDQERFRIFNYIRTLVPHYSDAEDVYQLVCLTLWKKFAEFDQKRDFFSWACGITFYTVCNHRRSRRNDRHYFSQELIETMAQQREQDLSKYNIRIELLHDCLDGLNSTDQQLLKKSILEKQSIKDIAKTADRALQTLYNRLTFLRRELAECILSKLKSEQQV; from the coding sequence ATGTCGAATTTAATTCCGTCACTCAACATAAATGCCAGAGAGGTGTTTACCTCTTTAATAGATCAAGAACGCTTCCGTATATTTAATTATATTCGGACACTGGTGCCCCATTATTCTGATGCAGAAGATGTCTACCAGCTTGTCTGTCTGACGCTCTGGAAAAAGTTTGCTGAATTTGATCAGAAACGGGACTTCTTTTCCTGGGCCTGTGGCATCACGTTTTATACGGTCTGTAATCACCGCAGAAGCAGGAGGAACGATCGGCATTATTTCAGCCAGGAACTCATCGAAACTATGGCGCAGCAACGCGAGCAGGATTTAAGTAAATACAATATTCGAATTGAGCTGCTGCATGATTGTCTGGATGGCTTGAATTCCACTGATCAGCAGCTGTTAAAGAAATCCATCCTGGAAAAACAATCGATTAAGGATATCGCGAAAACGGCTGACAGGGCTCTGCAAACTCTATATAACCGTCTGACGTTCCTCAGGCGAGAACTGGCGGAGTGTATTTTGAGTAAACTAAAGAGTGAGCAACAAGTCTAA
- a CDS encoding bifunctional transcriptional activator/DNA repair enzyme AdaA, giving the protein MKQTETTDHNTQSLPDRETMYAALVQRDSSFEGVFVAAIRTTGIFCRPSCSARKPKPENVEYFPDAKTALANGFRECKVCRPLVALGSTPDWLQPLIEEVEQDATIRLQAEDLRERGLDPVRVRRWFQKLHGMSFSAYLRMRRINQAFSQIQHKSTVTDAAFQSGYESLSGFGEGFKKTMGTAPAKSNGQQVIVVNRILTPLGPMLAGATKQGICLLEFTDRRMLETQINRLQKHLNAKALPGDSRFFPLLEGQLESYFAGKRTTFDLPLITPGTEFQQKVWAALQTIACGQTRSYSEQAEIIGQPTAVRAVARANGDNRIAILIPCHRVIGADGTLTGYGGGLWRKKRLLEIEQGTNAPVK; this is encoded by the coding sequence ATGAAACAGACAGAAACAACGGATCACAACACACAGTCGCTGCCGGACCGGGAGACGATGTACGCCGCACTCGTCCAGCGGGACAGCAGCTTTGAAGGCGTGTTCGTCGCGGCGATCCGTACAACGGGGATTTTCTGCCGCCCCTCCTGCTCGGCCCGCAAGCCGAAGCCTGAGAATGTCGAGTACTTTCCCGATGCAAAAACGGCCCTCGCCAATGGTTTTCGGGAATGCAAGGTCTGTCGTCCGCTGGTGGCGCTGGGGTCCACACCCGACTGGTTGCAGCCATTGATTGAAGAAGTCGAGCAGGATGCCACCATTCGACTGCAGGCTGAAGATCTGCGTGAGCGGGGTCTCGATCCGGTGCGTGTGCGTCGCTGGTTTCAGAAACTGCATGGCATGAGCTTCAGCGCTTACCTGCGAATGCGGCGGATCAATCAGGCTTTCAGCCAGATCCAACACAAATCGACTGTCACCGATGCCGCTTTTCAGAGCGGATATGAATCGCTCAGCGGGTTTGGAGAAGGCTTCAAAAAAACAATGGGGACCGCGCCGGCAAAAAGCAACGGTCAGCAGGTGATCGTTGTCAATCGGATCTTAACCCCCCTCGGACCGATGCTGGCCGGCGCAACAAAGCAGGGGATCTGCCTGCTGGAATTCACCGACCGCCGCATGCTGGAGACACAGATTAATCGGCTGCAGAAACATCTGAATGCGAAAGCGCTGCCCGGTGACAGTCGTTTCTTTCCCCTGCTGGAAGGACAACTGGAGTCTTACTTTGCCGGGAAACGAACCACGTTCGATTTACCACTCATCACGCCCGGCACCGAGTTCCAGCAGAAAGTCTGGGCGGCGTTGCAAACCATCGCCTGCGGTCAGACCCGTTCCTATTCCGAACAGGCAGAAATTATTGGACAGCCGACCGCAGTCCGTGCGGTGGCTAGAGCGAATGGCGACAACCGGATTGCGATTCTGATACCCTGTCACCGTGTGATCGGAGCTGACGGCACCCTCACCGGTTACGGCGGCGGTCTCTGGCGCAAGAAACGGTTGCTGGAAATCGAGCAGGGAACCAACGCCCCTGTAAAGTAA
- a CDS encoding leucine-rich repeat domain-containing protein, protein MITIRLETPDQRYLLDPDSIIADLTERFPGTRVTVENYHERRRESVRKLVDEYAAKGKQFLIEKRVLEEIEANETRLGPAREISIPLNDQGDEIEGMVAASRVLLQAKVRADFETVRTIADYLNSLTVGQLFVRDDEDQENQRRLKTLSADQQMQLDGGIDFDELLLPPRQREAVECLRKAGVRMSAGIKQGALNFQLGILEMDETDHLWESMRELEPLVKLSIQNTTLTERGLATLAGLPRLNEIHLRNTTTPGWAFRHLTSFPQLTKLWIDEMELDDTALAAIGELHGLRQLRFRDTSLSDAGFRQLAYLQNLSALNLHRVPVNEGLQELAALEQLTFLGLSVMPQVTGEILAMAGQLSRLEGLSLEMATLTDQDLAHLRGLKQLWRMSLHYTGEDSPPRVTAAGIRAFADLPELKQLTLIKVPLNAAGFRELGQLTQLRYLGLNLPGVPTEWFEELKTQLPECHVSWVEPERKQG, encoded by the coding sequence ATGATTACGATTCGCCTGGAAACGCCCGATCAGCGTTATCTGCTGGATCCTGACAGTATCATTGCCGATCTGACTGAACGGTTTCCCGGCACCCGGGTGACGGTCGAAAATTATCATGAACGGCGCAGGGAGAGTGTCCGGAAACTCGTTGACGAATACGCAGCGAAAGGGAAGCAGTTTCTAATTGAGAAACGGGTGCTGGAAGAAATTGAGGCGAACGAAACCAGACTCGGTCCTGCCCGGGAAATTTCGATTCCCCTGAATGACCAGGGGGATGAGATCGAAGGCATGGTGGCTGCTTCCCGGGTCCTTCTGCAAGCGAAGGTGCGGGCCGATTTTGAGACCGTACGCACAATTGCGGACTATCTGAACTCACTGACCGTGGGGCAGCTGTTTGTGAGAGACGATGAGGACCAGGAGAATCAGCGTCGTCTCAAGACACTCAGCGCCGACCAGCAGATGCAGTTGGATGGGGGGATCGATTTCGATGAGCTCCTGCTGCCTCCCCGACAGCGGGAAGCCGTGGAATGCCTGCGCAAGGCAGGGGTGCGGATGTCTGCAGGCATCAAACAGGGGGCTCTGAATTTTCAGCTTGGCATCCTGGAGATGGATGAGACCGATCATCTGTGGGAAAGCATGCGTGAACTGGAACCGCTGGTAAAACTCTCCATTCAGAACACAACACTGACGGAGCGGGGGCTGGCAACCCTGGCGGGGCTGCCACGGCTGAATGAGATCCATTTGCGAAATACTACGACGCCCGGTTGGGCGTTTCGGCACCTGACTTCCTTTCCCCAGCTGACGAAGCTCTGGATAGATGAAATGGAGTTGGACGATACTGCGCTGGCAGCGATTGGTGAGCTGCACGGACTGCGCCAGCTCAGATTCCGGGATACGTCGCTGAGCGACGCCGGCTTTCGACAGCTGGCGTACCTGCAGAACCTGTCAGCGTTGAACCTGCATCGGGTCCCTGTGAATGAAGGGCTACAGGAACTAGCGGCCTTGGAACAGTTGACGTTTCTGGGATTGTCAGTGATGCCTCAGGTGACCGGTGAAATTCTGGCAATGGCGGGACAGCTCTCCCGGCTGGAGGGTCTATCCCTGGAGATGGCTACGCTGACGGATCAGGATCTCGCACACTTGCGAGGATTAAAACAGCTGTGGCGGATGAGTCTGCATTACACGGGAGAGGATTCACCCCCGCGGGTGACGGCAGCGGGGATCCGCGCCTTCGCAGATCTGCCGGAACTGAAGCAACTGACGCTGATTAAGGTGCCACTCAACGCAGCAGGGTTCCGAGAGTTGGGTCAGCTGACGCAACTCCGCTACCTGGGGCTCAATCTCCCTGGTGTTCCCACGGAATGGTTTGAGGAGCTGAAAACGCAGCTGCCGGAATGTCATGTGTCCTGGGTAGAACCAGAGAGAAAACAGGGTTGA
- a CDS encoding SGNH/GDSL hydrolase family protein: protein MQLLRSTLILSLALVACSSDLLAQPTAKFDPVKPVGDPATFGANIQRTMTLLATSTPEKRNRVRILFYGQSVTRNPWWEDVANDLRQRFPHADLEIENRAIGGYGGPVLINTAEFDLYPFYPDLVIFHVWSGVESGHQEKIIRRIRERTTAEVLLWTSNLRWPSTVPPDGDPQHPDVLAKDAQDQAISDLYFRLGRELNCEVADVRTGMQGYLKQHNLVVKDTLRDTVHPNQLGNFLIAELVKPHLRYDPSFPDDKWKDLVTDVPINDARVQKKDDGSLTLNFKGNRIDVIAAPGDAAKAAVLLDGKSPSQFPELYYHTRPSPTPVAGRPAFNRIDHQSPLQVETWTARILECDLEKDVLRYEVSGSKTGPDGTGDHKKRFVSNSGRVVIEPRMWMVNWSLRYRKQSLPKDYQVTWETKPLFVDVWQSPAVTDSSKEYPTVLAQGLKNGDHSLTLTPQTTGKLPVKAFRIYRPPLNVSAAE from the coding sequence ATGCAGCTGTTACGGTCCACGTTGATCCTGTCTCTGGCCCTGGTCGCCTGTAGTTCTGACCTGTTGGCTCAGCCAACCGCAAAGTTCGACCCGGTGAAACCCGTCGGCGATCCGGCCACCTTTGGGGCGAACATTCAGCGAACCATGACGCTGCTGGCCACCAGCACGCCGGAAAAACGCAATCGGGTTCGCATCCTGTTCTACGGCCAGTCCGTCACCCGCAATCCGTGGTGGGAAGACGTGGCGAATGACCTGCGCCAACGCTTTCCGCACGCCGACCTCGAAATCGAAAATCGCGCCATCGGCGGTTATGGCGGGCCGGTCCTGATCAACACTGCCGAGTTTGATCTGTATCCCTTCTACCCGGACCTGGTGATCTTTCACGTCTGGAGCGGGGTGGAAAGCGGTCACCAGGAAAAAATCATCCGCCGCATCCGTGAGCGGACCACCGCCGAAGTCCTGCTCTGGACCAGTAACCTGCGGTGGCCGAGTACTGTCCCGCCGGACGGCGACCCGCAGCATCCTGACGTGCTGGCCAAAGACGCGCAGGATCAGGCGATCTCCGATCTCTACTTTCGTCTGGGCCGGGAACTCAATTGCGAAGTGGCCGACGTCCGCACCGGTATGCAGGGTTATCTGAAACAACACAACCTGGTGGTGAAAGACACGCTCCGCGATACGGTTCACCCCAATCAACTGGGAAACTTCCTCATCGCCGAGCTGGTCAAACCGCATCTCCGCTATGATCCCAGCTTCCCCGATGACAAATGGAAAGACCTCGTCACCGATGTTCCCATAAATGATGCGCGTGTCCAGAAGAAAGACGACGGCTCCCTGACCCTGAATTTCAAGGGCAACCGCATCGACGTGATCGCGGCTCCCGGTGACGCAGCGAAAGCCGCCGTGCTCCTGGACGGGAAATCCCCCTCACAATTCCCGGAGCTCTACTATCACACGCGTCCCAGCCCCACGCCCGTCGCGGGACGCCCGGCTTTCAATCGCATCGATCATCAATCTCCGCTGCAGGTAGAAACCTGGACCGCCCGCATTCTCGAATGCGATCTGGAAAAGGATGTGCTGCGGTATGAAGTCAGCGGTTCCAAAACGGGACCCGACGGCACCGGCGATCACAAAAAACGCTTTGTTTCCAACTCCGGTCGCGTGGTGATCGAACCCCGGATGTGGATGGTCAACTGGTCGCTGCGTTATCGCAAACAGAGTCTGCCGAAAGATTATCAAGTCACCTGGGAAACCAAACCGTTGTTTGTAGACGTCTGGCAATCCCCGGCGGTCACGGATTCTTCCAAAGAATATCCCACGGTCCTCGCGCAGGGCCTGAAAAACGGCGACCACAGCCTGACACTCACGCCGCAAACCACCGGCAAACTGCCAGTCAAAGCCTTCCGAATCTACCGACCCCCGTTGAATGTCTCCGCCGCGGAATAA
- a CDS encoding enolase-like domain-containing protein → MLSELKLLDATLHRTDTETRMPFRFGIAVMTAAPHVFLQCRYEIDGQVVTGIAAEGLLPRWFDKSPEKDADQEIDEMLLVIRQAVGFARQATAAPAFDFWRQVYQAQVTWAAEQGLPSLLAQFGVSMVERTLLDALARAEHCNLATLLRENRVGLDLAAIHPELAGRTPNEFLPAQPLPKIIARHTVGLSDPLTAADLTSETRIDDGLPQTLEDCIRAYGLKHFKLKAQGDVDRDLDRLRSVGQVITDHCGNNFAFTLDGNEQYREFPRFVELWDRIQADASLSAFFERLIFIEQPLHRSVALDPAIANIADWENGPPVIIDESDAELSALEQALQLGYAGTSHKNCKGIMKTTAHRCLINHRNARENTSRYQMSGEDLVNIGPVALLQDLAAQAALGNASVERNGHHYFRGLTPFPRQISQLMLQQHSDLYTPLDNGFARVNITNGELDLTSVNAAPFGVGVEVPMNGFQELSL, encoded by the coding sequence ATGCTTTCCGAACTCAAACTCCTCGACGCCACGCTCCATCGTACGGACACAGAAACCCGCATGCCGTTTCGGTTTGGCATCGCGGTCATGACGGCGGCTCCGCATGTGTTTCTGCAGTGCCGTTATGAAATCGACGGGCAGGTCGTCACCGGCATCGCCGCCGAAGGTCTGCTGCCCCGCTGGTTCGATAAGTCACCCGAGAAAGATGCCGACCAGGAAATCGACGAGATGTTACTGGTCATCCGGCAGGCCGTCGGGTTTGCGCGACAGGCGACAGCTGCGCCCGCGTTTGATTTCTGGCGGCAGGTTTACCAGGCACAGGTGACGTGGGCGGCGGAGCAGGGCCTGCCTTCGCTGCTGGCGCAGTTTGGGGTCAGTATGGTCGAACGCACGCTGCTCGATGCGCTGGCCCGGGCCGAACACTGTAACCTGGCGACGCTGTTGCGGGAGAACCGTGTCGGCCTGGATCTGGCGGCGATTCATCCCGAGTTGGCGGGCCGCACGCCGAACGAGTTTCTGCCTGCACAGCCGCTGCCCAAAATCATCGCCCGCCACACGGTCGGATTGTCTGATCCGTTGACGGCTGCCGACCTCACGTCCGAAACCCGTATCGACGACGGCCTGCCACAGACGCTGGAAGACTGTATTCGTGCCTACGGACTAAAACACTTCAAACTCAAGGCCCAGGGGGATGTCGACCGTGATCTGGACCGACTCCGTTCCGTCGGGCAGGTCATCACCGATCATTGCGGGAACAACTTCGCGTTCACCCTGGATGGCAACGAGCAGTACCGCGAGTTCCCGCGCTTCGTCGAACTCTGGGACCGCATTCAGGCCGACGCGTCGCTGTCTGCCTTCTTTGAACGTCTGATCTTCATCGAGCAGCCTTTGCATCGCAGCGTGGCATTGGACCCTGCGATTGCGAATATTGCCGACTGGGAAAACGGGCCGCCGGTGATCATTGATGAATCGGACGCCGAACTCAGCGCGCTGGAACAGGCGCTGCAACTGGGTTACGCGGGCACGAGTCACAAGAACTGCAAAGGCATCATGAAGACGACCGCCCATCGCTGTCTGATCAATCATCGCAACGCGCGCGAAAACACGAGCCGCTACCAGATGAGCGGCGAAGACCTGGTGAATATCGGCCCGGTCGCATTGCTGCAGGACCTGGCGGCGCAGGCGGCTTTAGGAAATGCCTCGGTCGAACGCAACGGCCACCACTACTTTCGCGGACTGACCCCGTTCCCCAGGCAAATCAGCCAGCTGATGCTCCAGCAGCACAGCGACCTCTATACGCCGCTGGACAACGGCTTCGCCCGCGTCAACATCACGAACGGCGAACTGGATCTGACGTCAGTCAACGCCGCCCCGTTCGGCGTGGGCGTGGAAGTTCCTATGAACGGCTTTCAGGAATTGTCGCTCTGA
- a CDS encoding sigma factor: MSNSISPLTASPRKVYSSLLDQERLRIFNYIRTLVPHYSDAEDVYQHVCLTLWKKFKEFDRDRDFFPWVCGIAFYTARNHYRGVRHDRHHFNQDLMETMSRKREQHLSNYNSRIDYLRECLSSLTSSVQKLLRDPVIEKHSISEIAVTT; the protein is encoded by the coding sequence ATGTCGAATTCCATTTCGCCGCTCACTGCCAGTCCCAGAAAGGTGTATTCCTCTCTGTTAGATCAGGAACGTTTACGGATTTTCAATTATATCCGGACGCTCGTACCACATTATTCTGATGCGGAAGATGTCTATCAGCACGTCTGCCTGACACTCTGGAAAAAATTTAAAGAGTTCGATCGAGATCGAGATTTCTTTCCCTGGGTTTGTGGGATTGCATTTTATACAGCGCGGAATCACTATAGAGGCGTGCGTCATGATCGACATCATTTCAATCAGGACCTGATGGAAACCATGTCTCGAAAACGAGAGCAGCATTTATCTAACTACAACAGTCGGATTGATTATCTCCGTGAATGTTTAAGCTCCCTGACCTCGTCCGTTCAGAAGCTGCTGCGGGATCCCGTTATTGAAAAACATTCCATCTCGGAGATCGCCGTAACAACCTAG
- a CDS encoding DUF1572 family protein: MEHFSPFLSATIDVFEANKKMAERAIEQVSNDGLRTALDEHTNSIAVIMKHVAGNLISRWTDFLTTDGEKPDRNRDGEFEDNFTDRAELLAYWERGWSTLLDSLKSLTPDDLEKTVYIRGDAHMVPLAIQRSLGHTCYHVGQIVQVARIQAGDDWNTLTIPRGQSEQFNQERWGKGKPGK, translated from the coding sequence ATGGAACATTTCTCACCATTCCTCTCGGCGACGATCGATGTCTTTGAAGCCAACAAAAAAATGGCTGAACGGGCCATTGAACAGGTTTCGAACGACGGGCTGCGTACGGCTCTGGACGAGCATACCAACTCGATCGCCGTGATCATGAAACATGTCGCCGGGAACCTGATTTCCCGCTGGACCGATTTTCTGACCACCGACGGCGAGAAGCCGGACCGCAATCGTGATGGTGAATTTGAAGACAACTTCACTGACCGCGCTGAACTATTGGCCTACTGGGAGCGGGGCTGGTCGACGCTGCTGGATTCCCTCAAAAGTCTGACGCCCGACGATCTGGAAAAAACGGTTTACATCCGCGGCGATGCGCACATGGTCCCCCTGGCAATTCAACGCTCGCTCGGGCATACCTGTTATCACGTGGGACAGATCGTCCAGGTGGCCCGCATCCAGGCTGGCGATGATTGGAACACGCTGACGATTCCCCGCGGTCAGTCGGAACAGTTTAACCAGGAGCGCTGGGGCAAGGGGAAGCCGGGGAAATGA
- a CDS encoding LVIVD repeat-containing protein, whose product MNSNLKSALTMNIPRLKFALLICLLVIATPKFLPAGHSSDTFGPALTPHRVDGVDACQAVAVAGNRLYATGRGTFHVLDISQPEKPVPLGELSGLGNTRQLFIKDNIAYITARQDGLWLIDISDSSKPQLLSHYDTVEMATGICVSGSLAFVATRQYGVEIIDVSNPRAPQHVSMLKTGEAQSCWSRDGLLYIGDWAPKKLVIADVRNPRQPAIIGEAPLDGYGDGGCLRGNYCFAATGHHSRANPKDGKGHGLEIFNVVDPEKPMFVSRVKFPASYHISNDMWTARVAGDHCVVADTWNGLFVVNIHDIQQPRIVAHAVLPPKSKSDNTPDPVGGIALGKDVIYAAGILTGLYVVPAPGLASPVVREEDRAPEIKAAQDKNSDPRFLTYQPGGQVRSATVVGDIAWAACGSAGIHAVQLGKTLKPVSVTPGKGEVMHLAVSGSRLYAAENDAGLAIYDIGPDLKLTEIGRLKLKGRNVKQVACPAPGRFALYHWGSAAVEIADVQDPAHPKVVLKDSQVGLFYGDQLVPEMLGGRYLVAHWHRSGPAWYDVSGEKPVHQGNTPDERLYSFSDGACLRGDKLLITKRGKLQLLDPGDEREVSQLPAIAVPGHYLRGRPTTNGKQLALSRRPDQHVELFDITDLQHPKPVGEYDLTGHPGACRFWNNQLLIPAGYQGLLLERASKP is encoded by the coding sequence ATGAATTCCAACCTGAAAAGCGCGCTCACCATGAACATACCCCGCCTGAAATTTGCACTCCTGATTTGCCTCCTGGTCATCGCCACTCCGAAGTTCCTCCCCGCTGGTCACTCATCAGACACCTTCGGACCCGCATTGACTCCCCATCGGGTCGATGGCGTCGATGCCTGCCAGGCTGTCGCCGTGGCTGGCAACCGGCTCTACGCCACCGGGCGCGGCACGTTCCACGTGCTCGACATCTCCCAACCCGAAAAACCGGTCCCGCTCGGCGAACTCTCCGGCCTGGGCAACACCCGCCAGCTCTTTATCAAAGACAACATCGCCTATATCACCGCCCGCCAGGATGGACTCTGGCTCATCGATATTTCCGATTCCAGCAAACCGCAACTCCTCAGCCACTACGACACCGTCGAGATGGCCACCGGCATCTGTGTCTCCGGCTCACTGGCCTTCGTCGCCACGCGGCAGTATGGCGTCGAGATCATCGACGTCTCCAACCCCCGCGCCCCGCAACATGTCAGCATGCTGAAAACGGGCGAAGCACAGTCCTGCTGGTCACGCGATGGCCTGCTCTATATCGGCGACTGGGCGCCGAAGAAACTCGTCATCGCCGATGTCCGCAATCCGCGCCAGCCCGCCATCATTGGCGAAGCCCCGTTAGACGGTTATGGTGATGGCGGCTGCCTCCGTGGCAACTACTGCTTCGCCGCCACCGGACACCATTCAAGGGCAAACCCCAAAGACGGCAAAGGACATGGACTCGAAATCTTCAATGTGGTCGATCCCGAAAAACCGATGTTCGTCTCCCGTGTCAAGTTCCCGGCCTCCTATCACATTTCTAACGACATGTGGACCGCCCGCGTCGCCGGTGATCACTGTGTCGTCGCCGACACCTGGAATGGACTGTTCGTCGTCAATATTCACGACATCCAGCAGCCGCGAATCGTCGCCCACGCCGTCCTTCCGCCCAAGTCAAAAAGTGACAACACGCCCGACCCCGTCGGCGGCATCGCCCTCGGCAAGGATGTGATCTACGCGGCCGGCATCTTAACGGGACTCTACGTCGTCCCCGCGCCCGGCCTCGCCAGTCCGGTCGTCCGCGAAGAGGACAGGGCACCCGAAATCAAAGCCGCCCAGGACAAAAATAGCGATCCCCGTTTCCTCACCTACCAGCCCGGCGGTCAGGTCCGCTCTGCCACCGTGGTAGGCGACATCGCCTGGGCCGCCTGCGGCAGTGCCGGAATTCATGCGGTGCAGCTCGGCAAAACCCTGAAGCCGGTCAGCGTGACCCCGGGCAAAGGCGAGGTCATGCACCTGGCCGTTTCCGGTTCGCGACTCTACGCCGCCGAGAACGACGCCGGGCTCGCCATCTACGACATCGGCCCCGATTTGAAACTGACCGAAATCGGTCGGCTCAAGTTAAAGGGCCGCAATGTGAAACAGGTCGCCTGTCCCGCCCCCGGACGGTTCGCCTTATACCACTGGGGCAGTGCCGCTGTGGAGATCGCCGACGTCCAGGATCCCGCCCACCCCAAAGTGGTCTTGAAAGATTCACAGGTTGGCCTGTTCTACGGCGATCAACTGGTCCCCGAAATGCTGGGCGGACGTTACCTGGTCGCCCACTGGCACCGCAGCGGACCAGCGTGGTACGACGTCAGCGGCGAGAAACCGGTTCACCAGGGCAACACACCCGACGAGCGGCTCTATAGCTTTTCCGACGGCGCCTGTCTGCGGGGCGACAAACTGCTGATCACCAAACGGGGTAAGCTGCAACTGCTGGACCCCGGCGACGAGCGCGAAGTCAGTCAGCTGCCCGCCATCGCGGTCCCCGGCCATTACCTCCGCGGCCGCCCCACCACCAACGGCAAACAACTGGCCCTCTCCCGCCGCCCCGACCAGCATGTAGAGCTCTTCGACATCACCGACCTCCAGCACCCCAAACCAGTCGGCGAATATGATCTAACAGGCCACCCCGGCGCCTGCCGCTTCTGGAACAACCAACTCCTGATCCCCGCCGGGTACCAGGGGTTGTTGCTGGAACGGGCATCGAAGCCTTGA